From a single Fuerstiella sp. genomic region:
- a CDS encoding ABC transporter permease — translation MNRNDSDRVIVSAGFWEQSWQRFRRRRLSMLALYFIGFLSVIAIFSPMIAGTKPIVCQYKGQLYFPCMGYYNRTWENPVFQKDRFRRVYPGNLEKKDPDSWAIWPLVYQDPYRPVRKGEWSGMDENPYGSEGRPTGQNWFGTYKTGFDVFASMVHGTRIALLVGFVSTGIAAVIGITMGAVAGYIGGIVDIVISRLIEVVMCIPALVLILCLQAVIDKVSIWNIMMLLGLTGWTGMARLTRAEFLKLKETEFVAAARCLGVGRARIMFRHVLPNALAPVMVPIAFGIAGGIQTEAALSLLGFGAPPPNPSWGTILHSGRETLQSGYWWQLVFPGMGIFLTVLAYNLIGEGIQEATDPRLADPGN, via the coding sequence ATGAACCGGAATGACTCTGATCGAGTGATAGTGTCGGCAGGTTTCTGGGAGCAATCCTGGCAGCGGTTCCGACGACGCCGGCTCAGCATGCTGGCTCTGTACTTCATCGGATTTCTTTCGGTGATTGCGATCTTCTCGCCAATGATCGCCGGTACCAAACCGATCGTGTGTCAATACAAGGGACAACTCTATTTTCCCTGCATGGGTTACTATAATCGCACCTGGGAAAATCCTGTGTTCCAGAAGGACCGTTTCCGACGTGTCTATCCTGGAAATCTAGAGAAAAAAGATCCGGACAGCTGGGCGATTTGGCCGCTGGTTTACCAGGATCCGTACCGACCGGTTCGCAAGGGCGAATGGAGCGGGATGGACGAAAACCCGTACGGTTCAGAAGGCCGACCTACCGGTCAGAACTGGTTTGGGACCTACAAAACCGGGTTTGATGTTTTTGCCAGTATGGTACACGGAACACGAATTGCGCTACTGGTGGGATTTGTTTCCACCGGCATTGCGGCAGTCATTGGCATCACGATGGGAGCTGTTGCCGGATACATAGGTGGTATCGTTGACATCGTGATCAGTCGCCTGATCGAAGTGGTTATGTGTATTCCGGCTTTGGTCCTGATCCTCTGTCTGCAGGCTGTGATTGATAAGGTCAGTATCTGGAACATCATGATGCTGCTGGGCCTGACCGGATGGACCGGCATGGCTCGTCTGACCAGGGCCGAGTTTCTTAAACTGAAGGAAACTGAATTTGTAGCCGCGGCACGTTGTCTGGGAGTCGGTCGGGCTCGAATCATGTTTCGCCACGTGCTTCCGAACGCGCTGGCGCCGGTGATGGTTCCGATTGCCTTCGGTATTGCCGGAGGGATTCAGACCGAGGCGGCTCTGAGCCTGCTGGGTTTCGGTGCTCCTCCTCCCAATCCCAGCTGGGGCACGATCCTCCATTCGGGGCGGGAGACACTGCAGTCCGGTTACTGGTGGCAACTGGTCTTTCCGGGCATGGGAATTTTCCTGACTGTCCTGGCTTACAACCTCATCGGTGAAGGCATTCAGGAAGCAACGGACCCACGCCTTGCTGATCCGGGGAATTAG
- a CDS encoding ABC transporter permease, which produces MLSYLVRRLLIGLLTLWLITCLIYALIRLMPGSPLDTDPAMMDPSKMPSKADIQRMQEVYGLDKPLHEAYWHWLKNAVRLDLGTSYSQKKPVAELIGDRVGPTLQLSVTSLLLSYLLAVPMGLYATVRSGRADERGLSFLLYTLYSFPSFVAALFLQLLFAVKLEGTWFGLPLLGNHSNAYEELTEMDRVWDSFKHMILPVTCFTYGSLAYYCRFVKANMEEVIRQDYIRTARAKGLGPIRVLIHHAFRNTLIPFVTLLGLTLPSLLGGAIILEGIFNWPGMGRLFFMSILQRDYPTIMSLTLMFSILTLLGQLMADILYAFVDPRIRFT; this is translated from the coding sequence ATGCTCAGCTATTTGGTTCGTCGCCTGCTGATTGGGCTGCTGACGCTGTGGCTGATCACATGTCTGATCTATGCGCTGATTCGTTTAATGCCCGGCAGTCCGCTGGACACGGATCCGGCGATGATGGATCCGAGCAAGATGCCCAGTAAAGCCGATATCCAGCGGATGCAGGAGGTCTACGGACTGGATAAACCGCTGCACGAGGCCTACTGGCACTGGCTAAAGAATGCCGTCCGACTGGATCTCGGGACCAGTTACTCTCAGAAGAAGCCGGTGGCAGAACTCATTGGTGACCGGGTCGGTCCTACACTGCAGCTTTCGGTGACATCCCTGCTGCTCAGTTATCTGCTGGCGGTCCCCATGGGGCTGTATGCAACCGTGCGCAGTGGTCGGGCTGATGAACGGGGTCTTAGTTTTTTACTTTACACCCTGTATTCATTTCCGTCTTTTGTCGCTGCATTGTTTTTGCAGTTGTTGTTCGCCGTGAAGCTGGAGGGAACGTGGTTCGGGCTTCCGCTGTTGGGCAATCATTCGAACGCATACGAGGAACTGACAGAAATGGACCGCGTGTGGGATTCTTTTAAACACATGATTTTACCGGTCACCTGCTTCACCTACGGCAGCTTGGCCTACTATTGCCGTTTTGTGAAAGCAAATATGGAAGAGGTAATCCGTCAGGATTACATCCGCACGGCACGTGCCAAGGGACTGGGACCGATTCGGGTTTTGATCCATCACGCCTTTCGCAATACATTGATTCCCTTTGTGACTCTGCTTGGGTTGACTCTGCCGAGCCTGCTCGGCGGGGCCATCATTCTTGAAGGGATCTTTAACTGGCCTGGGATGGGACGATTGTTTTTCATGTCGATTCTTCAGCGGGATTATCCGACAATCATGAGCCTGACACTGATGTTCTCAATCCTGACGCTGTTGGGACAGCTGATGGCCGACATCCTTTATGCGTTTGTCGATCCTCGCATCAGGTTCACCTGA
- a CDS encoding ABC transporter substrate-binding protein: MSSFTKYSILVLFMILPLFASGCIRRQGDDVGSEEHGMETDSGPDSLPFASEGPSIRTIAEVKSELEANGGDMVPLFESVPNLLAEYIGQDTDQLTRLNEQLLKTHNERKKIGQAKQPEEESVENGGNDDGQFRLGDLVPMADEDFPELTDLLNDNTWVDKPVVDSTRLMMQRQEQEKPLATVQEALELRNDSPELNMKIRSAMGRLASGNTAVDFDATWYRHTSGDVKSTNPIMISSTAEFDVSGLTSFGLMGFDWTFTPFASNDTVVSWQSSENGLLDKVVMRDDVYWSDGTRITAHDVEFSYRVIMSSKVPVPAVRSGTDQLQGVKAYDDRTIVYFHPAPLATNVWNINFPVLPKHIYEKSVAEDPSLAASEYHVSMDEDPVTGGPYVITKRTRGQEIVLERRDSYHTVNGKQVRDVPHFKNIRFAIIEDPSTALLSMKKGDIEEMQLTPEQWKEQSNDEEFYGRNTKVYDIEWVYFYFGWNNRSPFFRDVRVRRAMSLAFNHAEMMERHRKGMDEQSQGIFHRTSPWAPEELPPAFQQDLDTAEDLLESAGWEDTDGDGILDGMAFLDNEFDGQLEGVRRLKFEFTIAVSNRSDRIALCELLRENLDQIGIICDVRPVEFTVLQQMARDHKFHAQFAGWGTGTDPDTSENLWTTKAIDSGRNYVAYSSAEIDQLFQDGKYELDPEKRRRIYQDIHRKLYEDQPYTWLFYRNAYFAFSKSLRGYNFSPRGPYNYGPGQGTIFKSPGLQ; this comes from the coding sequence ATGAGTTCATTCACGAAATATTCGATTCTGGTTCTGTTCATGATTCTGCCGTTGTTTGCCTCCGGGTGCATCAGAAGACAGGGCGACGATGTCGGCAGTGAAGAACATGGAATGGAAACGGACTCCGGACCGGATAGTCTTCCGTTTGCATCCGAAGGTCCTTCCATCCGGACTATTGCTGAAGTTAAATCGGAACTGGAGGCGAACGGCGGGGATATGGTGCCGCTATTTGAGTCGGTGCCCAACCTGCTGGCGGAGTACATCGGGCAGGACACAGATCAGTTAACCAGGCTCAACGAACAACTTCTAAAAACCCATAATGAGCGAAAGAAAATCGGTCAGGCGAAGCAGCCCGAAGAGGAATCTGTTGAAAACGGCGGTAACGATGACGGTCAGTTCCGCCTGGGTGATCTGGTTCCGATGGCAGACGAGGACTTTCCTGAACTGACTGACCTGCTCAACGACAACACCTGGGTTGACAAGCCTGTTGTGGATTCCACCCGGTTGATGATGCAGCGGCAGGAGCAGGAGAAACCGCTGGCGACTGTCCAGGAAGCCCTGGAATTGAGAAATGACTCGCCCGAACTCAATATGAAAATTCGTTCGGCTATGGGACGACTGGCGTCCGGGAACACCGCAGTCGATTTTGACGCTACCTGGTACCGGCATACTTCAGGCGACGTCAAAAGCACCAACCCGATTATGATCAGTTCGACCGCGGAGTTTGATGTTTCCGGTCTGACCAGTTTTGGATTAATGGGATTCGACTGGACTTTCACTCCGTTTGCCAGCAACGACACGGTGGTTTCCTGGCAGAGCAGTGAAAATGGTCTGCTGGACAAAGTCGTGATGCGTGACGATGTCTACTGGTCCGACGGAACAAGGATCACGGCTCACGATGTCGAATTTTCTTACCGCGTCATTATGTCTTCCAAAGTACCTGTACCGGCGGTTCGCAGCGGAACAGACCAGTTGCAGGGTGTGAAGGCCTACGATGACCGGACCATCGTATATTTTCATCCGGCTCCCCTGGCAACGAATGTCTGGAATATCAACTTTCCCGTCCTGCCCAAACACATCTATGAGAAATCTGTTGCCGAAGATCCAAGTCTTGCAGCCAGCGAATACCACGTCTCTATGGACGAGGACCCGGTGACAGGCGGACCATACGTGATCACCAAACGAACCCGGGGCCAGGAGATCGTGCTGGAACGTCGCGACAGTTACCACACCGTCAACGGCAAACAGGTCCGTGATGTCCCGCACTTCAAAAACATTCGATTCGCAATCATTGAGGATCCGAGCACGGCACTGCTGTCGATGAAGAAGGGCGACATTGAGGAGATGCAACTCACGCCCGAGCAGTGGAAGGAACAATCGAATGACGAGGAGTTCTACGGGAGGAATACCAAGGTCTATGACATTGAGTGGGTCTACTTCTATTTTGGCTGGAATAATCGATCGCCGTTTTTTCGCGATGTGAGAGTTCGCCGGGCAATGAGCTTGGCGTTCAATCATGCGGAGATGATGGAACGCCATCGCAAGGGCATGGACGAACAGTCCCAGGGAATTTTTCATCGTACCAGTCCGTGGGCTCCGGAAGAACTGCCACCCGCCTTTCAGCAGGATCTGGATACGGCTGAGGATCTCTTGGAGTCTGCCGGCTGGGAAGATACCGATGGTGACGGAATTCTGGACGGCATGGCTTTCCTGGATAATGAATTTGACGGACAACTCGAAGGAGTCAGAAGGTTAAAGTTTGAGTTCACGATTGCGGTCAGCAACAGATCGGATCGAATTGCTCTGTGTGAGCTCCTTCGCGAAAACCTGGATCAGATTGGGATTATCTGCGATGTTCGGCCGGTGGAATTTACCGTATTGCAGCAAATGGCGCGGGACCACAAATTCCATGCGCAGTTCGCAGGTTGGGGGACCGGTACCGATCCTGATACCAGTGAGAATCTGTGGACCACAAAGGCGATCGACAGCGGACGCAACTACGTGGCCTACAGCAGTGCGGAAATTGACCAGCTGTTTCAGGACGGAAAGTACGAACTCGATCCGGAAAAGCGACGCAGGATTTATCAGGACATTCACCGGAAACTTTATGAGGATCAGCCGTACACCTGGCTGTTCTACCGGAACGCATACTTTGCGTTTAGTAAGTCACTCAGAGGGTACAACTTCAGTCCGCGTGGTCCCTACAATTACGGCCCCGGCCAAGGCACGATCTTCAAGTCTCCGGGCCTGCAATAA
- a CDS encoding cellulase family glycosylhydrolase, which translates to MLSGVTSLSGGELVPDQLSSDDTQNVPIQSVHRAQIPDQVYAPYVDTTLWPLFDIVSTAQQQNVKHFTLAFVVAEPGTNEPSWGGYYDVSSNFRGDEIAAIRAMGGEVMVSFGGAAGTELAVAIPDVNQLTAAYQSVIDQYQLTWIDFDIEGMWVRDQSSIDRRSASIRDLQAAAAAEGRPLEVWFTLPVLPSGLTPDGAYVIESALRYGVDIGGVNIMAMDYGDGAAPNPEGQMGAYAIQAAESLFVQMQTAYLNAGIQRTEQELWTQIGVTPMLGQNDVMSERFYIEDAQQLLQFATEKGVGLLSAWSVNRDNPSEIPGTLEWTASGVPQEPFEFSQTFFPFTTPPGIGITIDDVTVVEGSSAGGEMSFLHTSGNQILDAASQPVQITGVSWFGMETDTFAPHGLWARNWKSMMDQMRDTGFNTIRLPYSNQMLDTGSVPNGIDFSLNPDLQGLSGLEILDQIIAYAEQIQMRVILDHHRSDAGAGPNGNGLWYTDGYSEERWIADWVMLAARYQETPAVVGADLHNEPHSTAEWGTGNTATDWRLAAERAGNAVLATNPNWLIIVEGIQNFSDGSSYWWGGNLSEAGESPVRLNQPDRLVYSPHAYPESVFAQEWFNASGYPENLPEIWDQTWGYLYQQNTAPILLGEFGSRLESVSDQQWMQVMVSYLGGDLNNDGIGDLSAGDLGMSWTWWSWNPNSSDTGGILEDDWQTVRQDKLNLLAPIQFSFPDLQNSPSTIVDVVIRLSSAASEPVTVNYKTTDGTATGVDDYTPVEGVLLFEPGEVAKVVRLQVTDDTVQESNEEFFLNLSDSAGADLRNDRATIRILDDDGPNPQPLPIVSITDAAVTEGNNGLTPVSFVVSLSQPAFADVTFEYETVDGTATAGTDYQAAAGQIIIAAGETDSVITVNILGDTQQETDEHFLIRLTGPENAIPGSSEAVATIKDNDQPDVPAGVEYVTTSDWGSGFNGEMTLTNLSSQAWTEWTIEFDWDRSLTQIWSGVIVSEQDGRYLIRNESWNSSVSPGQSVSFGFGGNPGNVTAPPQNILVNGVASEEQLPTPEPIPELLVSDVDMFEGDTGNATAEFVVTLAAASGTDITLNYRTLDGTATAGIDYQSVSGQLTIPAGGISGVVVVPVLGDGNPENDETFYVEFSSETDEAIATAIGTATLRNDDFSAGDLFEYVTVTDWGSGFTGEVTLTNNGNATWDSWTVEFEWGRQITQVWSGTLMANAGDRYTIRNAGWNGSVAPGQTVSFGFNGTFGNVTTPPQNVTINGTPVGDGIVIPAPVELSVGSATVTESTEHGQVLNFPVTLSRPLTSAEEVTVVYATASESATAGEDFESVEGQLTFAAGQIAAGIQVPILDDDIIEGEETFRLVLEEITGAVPVAAEAQGIILDNDVVAASPSVDWQVTSQWSTGFVAQVVVTNPESEVWEDWVLEFDSEAEITRIWGAEIIERTGTRYRIRPAAWNQQISQGGSVTLGYQVSANTLAEPTNIVLTPYLQSPG; encoded by the coding sequence ATGTTATCCGGTGTCACGAGTCTTAGCGGAGGCGAGCTGGTACCCGATCAGCTGAGTTCTGACGACACACAGAATGTGCCCATACAAAGTGTGCACCGGGCGCAGATCCCCGATCAGGTCTATGCACCGTATGTGGACACAACATTGTGGCCACTGTTCGACATTGTCAGCACTGCTCAGCAGCAAAATGTGAAACACTTCACACTGGCGTTTGTGGTTGCTGAGCCAGGCACCAACGAACCGAGCTGGGGTGGTTACTACGATGTGTCGTCTAATTTTCGCGGTGACGAGATTGCGGCCATCCGAGCCATGGGAGGTGAGGTCATGGTCTCGTTTGGAGGGGCGGCCGGAACAGAGCTGGCTGTGGCCATTCCGGATGTGAATCAGCTCACGGCGGCCTATCAGTCCGTGATTGATCAGTATCAACTTACCTGGATTGATTTTGACATCGAAGGTATGTGGGTACGCGATCAAAGTTCCATCGACCGTCGCTCTGCTTCGATTCGCGATTTACAGGCGGCTGCAGCTGCCGAGGGGCGTCCGCTTGAAGTGTGGTTCACACTGCCTGTGCTGCCATCCGGTCTGACACCGGACGGAGCTTATGTTATCGAATCGGCCCTGCGTTACGGGGTTGACATTGGCGGCGTCAATATCATGGCCATGGATTACGGAGACGGCGCGGCTCCGAATCCTGAGGGACAGATGGGGGCGTATGCCATTCAGGCTGCGGAAAGTCTGTTTGTTCAAATGCAGACCGCGTATCTCAATGCCGGAATCCAGCGCACGGAACAGGAACTCTGGACTCAGATCGGAGTCACTCCGATGCTCGGACAAAACGATGTGATGTCCGAACGGTTTTACATTGAAGACGCTCAGCAACTGCTGCAGTTTGCTACAGAAAAAGGTGTTGGCCTGCTGTCGGCATGGTCCGTCAATCGGGACAACCCCAGTGAAATACCGGGTACACTGGAATGGACGGCGAGTGGTGTGCCACAGGAACCGTTTGAGTTTTCGCAAACCTTTTTTCCATTCACCACCCCGCCTGGTATTGGTATCACCATCGACGACGTCACAGTCGTTGAAGGCAGTTCGGCCGGCGGGGAAATGTCATTTCTGCACACATCAGGAAATCAAATTCTGGATGCTGCCAGTCAGCCCGTTCAAATCACAGGTGTGAGCTGGTTTGGCATGGAAACAGACACCTTTGCTCCTCACGGGCTGTGGGCACGCAACTGGAAATCCATGATGGACCAAATGCGTGACACCGGGTTCAATACCATTCGTCTGCCATATTCCAATCAAATGCTGGATACCGGCAGTGTGCCCAACGGAATTGACTTTTCTTTGAATCCGGATCTGCAAGGACTGTCCGGTCTCGAAATTCTGGACCAAATCATTGCATACGCTGAACAAATTCAGATGCGGGTTATTCTGGACCACCATCGTTCCGACGCCGGTGCCGGACCGAATGGTAATGGACTCTGGTACACCGACGGCTACTCAGAAGAACGCTGGATTGCAGACTGGGTCATGCTGGCTGCACGTTACCAGGAAACTCCTGCAGTAGTCGGGGCTGATTTACACAATGAGCCCCACAGCACTGCCGAATGGGGCACTGGCAACACGGCGACGGACTGGCGTCTGGCGGCGGAACGGGCCGGAAATGCAGTTCTGGCAACCAACCCCAACTGGTTGATCATCGTAGAAGGGATTCAGAATTTCTCGGATGGATCGAGTTACTGGTGGGGCGGAAATTTATCTGAAGCGGGTGAGTCGCCGGTTCGTCTCAATCAACCCGACCGACTCGTGTATTCCCCGCATGCATACCCTGAATCGGTCTTTGCACAGGAATGGTTTAACGCTTCCGGTTATCCCGAGAACCTTCCCGAAATCTGGGACCAGACGTGGGGTTACCTGTATCAACAGAATACTGCTCCCATACTGCTGGGAGAATTTGGCAGTCGTCTTGAGTCCGTCTCGGACCAGCAGTGGATGCAGGTCATGGTCAGTTACCTTGGCGGAGATCTGAATAACGACGGGATCGGTGATTTGTCCGCAGGAGATTTGGGGATGAGCTGGACCTGGTGGTCCTGGAATCCCAATTCCAGTGACACAGGCGGGATTTTAGAAGATGACTGGCAGACGGTTCGTCAGGACAAGCTCAATTTACTTGCCCCCATTCAATTTTCCTTTCCGGATTTGCAGAACAGTCCGTCCACCATCGTTGATGTTGTGATTCGTCTGTCTTCGGCTGCCAGCGAACCGGTCACCGTGAACTACAAGACAACTGACGGCACAGCGACTGGTGTGGATGATTATACCCCCGTCGAAGGGGTGCTGTTGTTTGAGCCAGGAGAAGTGGCCAAAGTTGTTCGTCTGCAGGTCACCGACGATACGGTACAGGAATCGAACGAGGAATTTTTTCTTAACCTCTCCGATTCCGCAGGTGCAGATCTGCGTAACGACCGGGCAACGATCCGAATTCTTGACGACGACGGTCCAAATCCACAGCCGTTGCCGATCGTGAGCATCACTGACGCCGCTGTCACTGAAGGAAACAACGGTTTGACCCCGGTTTCTTTCGTGGTCAGCCTTTCACAACCAGCATTTGCAGATGTCACGTTTGAGTATGAAACCGTTGACGGGACTGCGACAGCCGGTACGGATTATCAGGCTGCTGCCGGACAAATTATTATTGCTGCCGGTGAAACGGATTCTGTGATTACCGTCAATATCCTGGGAGACACGCAGCAGGAAACCGATGAACACTTTTTGATCCGTCTGACGGGCCCTGAAAATGCAATTCCGGGCAGCAGTGAAGCCGTTGCCACGATTAAGGACAACGATCAGCCTGATGTACCGGCTGGAGTTGAATATGTGACAACAAGCGACTGGGGCAGCGGATTCAACGGAGAAATGACGCTCACAAATCTCAGCAGTCAGGCCTGGACAGAATGGACGATTGAGTTTGACTGGGACCGCAGTCTCACGCAGATCTGGAGTGGTGTCATTGTCAGTGAACAGGACGGGCGTTACCTCATTCGGAATGAATCGTGGAACAGTTCCGTCAGTCCTGGTCAGTCTGTGAGTTTTGGCTTTGGTGGCAACCCGGGGAATGTTACCGCGCCGCCACAAAACATTTTGGTGAATGGTGTCGCATCCGAGGAACAGTTGCCAACCCCTGAACCAATCCCTGAACTATTGGTCAGCGATGTGGATATGTTCGAGGGTGACACAGGAAACGCCACGGCAGAATTTGTGGTGACTTTGGCAGCAGCCTCGGGAACAGACATCACCTTGAACTACAGGACACTGGATGGAACCGCCACTGCCGGCATCGACTATCAATCCGTCAGCGGACAGTTGACGATTCCGGCCGGTGGAATCAGCGGGGTGGTCGTTGTCCCCGTGCTCGGGGACGGGAATCCGGAAAACGATGAGACGTTCTATGTGGAGTTTTCATCCGAGACTGACGAGGCGATCGCCACCGCTATCGGAACCGCAACACTTCGCAATGATGATTTCAGTGCTGGTGATCTTTTCGAATACGTTACTGTGACTGACTGGGGCAGCGGGTTTACCGGAGAAGTTACGCTTACCAACAACGGTAATGCTACCTGGGATAGCTGGACAGTGGAATTTGAGTGGGGTCGCCAAATCACTCAGGTCTGGAGCGGAACACTGATGGCAAACGCGGGAGACCGATACACAATTCGGAATGCCGGCTGGAACGGAAGTGTCGCCCCGGGACAGACTGTCAGTTTTGGATTTAACGGTACGTTCGGTAACGTCACTACTCCTCCGCAAAATGTAACAATCAACGGTACTCCGGTTGGTGATGGCATCGTCATTCCGGCGCCCGTTGAACTCAGTGTTGGCAGTGCCACTGTGACTGAATCGACGGAGCATGGCCAGGTGTTGAATTTTCCGGTGACTCTGTCGCGTCCCCTCACGTCAGCCGAAGAGGTTACGGTCGTCTATGCCACAGCCAGTGAATCCGCGACGGCGGGAGAAGACTTTGAATCTGTAGAGGGGCAACTCACATTTGCTGCCGGACAAATCGCCGCCGGAATCCAGGTTCCAATACTGGACGACGACATTATCGAAGGGGAAGAAACATTCAGGCTGGTCCTTGAAGAGATTACCGGCGCCGTCCCGGTTGCTGCTGAAGCGCAGGGAATTATTTTGGACAACGATGTCGTGGCGGCCTCACCCTCGGTGGACTGGCAGGTGACCAGTCAGTGGAGCACAGGATTTGTCGCTCAGGTGGTTGTCACCAATCCCGAGTCAGAGGTTTGGGAAGACTGGGTGCTGGAATTTGACTCCGAGGCAGAGATCACCCGTATTTGGGGAGCAGAGATTATCGAACGCACAGGAACGCGTTACCGCATTCGACCTGCAGCCTGGAATCAACAAATCTCACAGGGTGGTTCTGTCACTCTGGGTTATCAGGTCAGTGCGAATACTTTAGCTGAACCCACGAACATCGTGTTGACACCTTATCTGCAAAGTCCGGGTTGA
- a CDS encoding PDZ domain-containing protein: FPIGKPAPPRVTLPGKFPIGKPAPPRVTLPGKFPIGKPAPPRVTLPGKFPIESGKPNRGLEQLKDVLRDRVGPKPDLTKQVNWKELRGNLSRIRNRSSYHTKLGLTNRYRQARNAALMHLPLGVHGQWWLDFVVGYCWDIHHCHWWDYCVTPGYWSCWTPCHFRVIHCPPRAGVVATSWYFGIDCILIPDLSAYGIQEIDAGSPAEAVGLEVGDMIVGINGSPISSEFDLSEAIAVSGGHLQLDVIREGADTSIEIHVNLARLLVQSY; this comes from the coding sequence ATTTCCCATCGGTAAACCCGCACCTCCTCGAGTGACTCTCCCGGGAAAATTTCCCATCGGTAAACCCGCACCTCCTCGAGTGACTCTCCCGGGAAAATTTCCCATCGGTAAACCCGCACCTCCTCGAGTGACTCTCCCGGGAAAATTTCCCATCGAATCGGGAAAACCAAATCGAGGACTGGAACAACTCAAAGATGTTCTCAGAGACCGAGTAGGTCCCAAACCGGATCTGACAAAGCAGGTAAACTGGAAGGAACTTCGTGGCAACCTGTCACGGATACGTAACCGCAGTTCATATCACACAAAACTTGGCCTGACGAATCGTTATCGACAGGCTCGCAATGCAGCGTTGATGCATTTGCCGCTAGGGGTACACGGCCAATGGTGGCTGGACTTTGTCGTCGGATACTGCTGGGACATTCACCACTGTCACTGGTGGGACTATTGTGTAACCCCAGGCTACTGGTCCTGCTGGACGCCTTGCCATTTTCGCGTGATCCATTGTCCGCCCAGGGCGGGAGTGGTTGCCACAAGCTGGTATTTTGGTATCGACTGCATTCTGATTCCCGATCTGTCTGCATACGGGATTCAGGAAATCGACGCCGGTTCCCCCGCAGAGGCCGTTGGGTTAGAAGTGGGTGACATGATCGTTGGAATCAACGGCAGTCCGATCAGCAGCGAGTTCGATCTTTCCGAAGCAATCGCGGTTTCGGGTGGACATTTGCAGCTGGACGTGATTCGAGAGGGAGCTGACACCTCTATCGAAATTCATGTGAATCTGGCGCGCCTTTTGGTCCAGTCCTATTGA